TAAATTATATTGTAAAAATCAATAAAAATTGATACAGAGCTATTACATATTAAACACAATCATTATAACACCACCACCTATCTCACCGTCATCACCGTGATTGTAACAGCCATAATATCAAACAGAAATCACTAATTTTAACTATTAATATAGTGATTACCATGTGTAGAGAGGTGGGAAAAAGAAAAAGCTCATAAAAAAAAAGTTTAGAGAATATGAAGGGAGGAATATATAGGGTAAATGGAGAGGAATGAACATGGATGACGGTGGTAACGAGATGGTAatggtggtggtagaggtgatgGCGGTGTTACGGTGGGATAATGAGGTAAATTGAAGTGTGGGGTTTTGGGGAAAGAGTCGGGGTTGGGTACAGCCTTACAGGGAATTGAAAGTGAGGTGGGTGGATGGTACTAAAGTGAGGTGGGTTGGACCctagtttctagtttttattttaaagtAGTTTTTATTTGAACAACCTTGtatatatattgtgtttgtgaACTGAGTTGCGTTGGGCCTTGTTAAATCGTGTTATTAATTCGGCTTGAAGCAGGTCGGGCCAGTTTACGGGTCATGAAAATTGAATCCGTAACATACACTGAGTTTAACACTGGTTGGGTAGGGCCAATCGCGGTGTTAAGTAACCAGTCGGTCTAAAATTTCAAGATGTCACATAAAGACCCtaacatgatcttatactcttcaaTATTTCCTCTCAATTATATGATACTTTTCGTATCGATTGACCCGACAACATATATATAACCAATACAAATTCAAATacttaaattaaataaatgaggATGATAAGACTCGCTCCTGATATCACCGCCTAAATCGAGATCTGATACCATATTGGATAATCGAGCTATAATATTCTGCTAAGTAAACGTATATTCTAAAATCTTAAAATGTAAAGGAAATTTTCAACATAATCTTATATTTTTAAACACGCGTAATCAAATAAAATATCGGATCGGGCCTGTTAAATAAACCAGCTCACTAGGACACCTCTATAAATATCTGCCCGCCTTTATGGCTGTTCACTAAACTTGCGTTTATGTATAGAGCCACCAACTCTTTATTAAAAATTCAATGTTAACGTGGGACAAATCTATATAACTCATCTCAAGCATATTCTTAACTCAAATTTGTAGAGATTACATTAACAAAATAACTTAAATCTAAACATAAAAATTGAAGGACTGATCAACAATTAATCTCTGATAATTTTGTCGAGAACACGTGTAAATGTGCCGAGTGATCACTTAACGGCAACGCACTCTTTATTAGCCTTTTCTAGTTTATGCTAGTTTAGATATTCACCCATCCCCGAAAATTTGTTTATAAGTTTAAGACTAATTTACATTTTACATCCCAAAATTTTGGTTGAATCTCAATTcagatttaatattttaaattaaaatagttTACACCCAAAGTTTAAAAACACCCTCAATAAGCATCATTTTAACGTTTCTCACAGACGTTAACGTTATTGTCAGAGGTGTGTTTCTGATAatgtatatttttaaaaaaagtatGCAAACTTAAATTATAGTCTACATTCTATATTTTATCTTAAATCTCATTTTAGAtctataactttattttataacAGTTTGCATCCCacaattattttaattaaataaataaaattaatctaaaataattcaatttcCATTTTTCAAGTTTGGATATAATTTAAAATGAAAGATAATAAGACGAAGTATAATGTTCTCTCTATCCCACTCAATTCTTTATATTGGGTGACGGGACTTTGACACACATTTTAAAACTTTTATGAAATATTGTTGCCTCAATCTTTTTAAATTCatttcttctaaataaaaatttaatgttcaattttttaaataaaaaaataatttaaaaatcaataatGGTACTATAATTTGTAGTTGCCTCAATTATGAGACGAAGGGGTATTATATTAAGAAAAAAGATTAAATAATCATTAGCTAAATAAAATAAGCGTAATGAGAATAATTAAAAATAGTCTGATCCTaatatttgaaaattattttaaacggTCAATATTATATGATATCTAATTGTAAAATACTTAAAATATAAAGTAATATCATATTATAAGATCCTTAAAATTTCGTGTGAgtcataaaattttataaattgacTTTTAGAACTTAATATACAACTCAAATAGTAAAGATTTTGCGTTAAAAAATCATATAAACTAGACCAAATTAACTAATGGTCCAGTTTTAAAATCCTAATGTAAACATAAAAAATAATACAACTCGATTATTTTTTGATAATTTGAAATTACCATTATTTTTTTATAACATGAATTACAAAACTCTATGATACAAAGTAGAATTTGAGGAAAATTCTAGGAAAATTCTAGGATGCAAACTGAAATCGGTTTACCTTGGTttacgtggtttgcaggctattacgtgaacccgtagggtttacccagtgcgcacccgaagggtagcagctgcgggttacctacgataaaaaaaaatataaaaatgttacAAAAAATACCCTTCTGACAATTAACGTTAACGTCTGAATTAACGTCAAAACTAGCAAAGGGATGCAAAAAATCACCAGGTTAAAAGTAATGGTACTGGAGTGAGATTTAGCCAAAGTTTTGGGATGTAAAGCGTTAATTAATCTAATTTTAGTATCAAATTACTAACTTATATATGTTAAGATTTGAACTTTTAGATTTTGAGTCCGAGGAATTATATGGCTCAGTACGTCCAATATACAATTATATTTAGTCTTACCACTGTAATATAAGAATAAACTCATAAAATTCAACTTCAATACATAATTATATATGATTGAATAAATGTATAAATGAATATTTGATTCTATATGTAAGACCAAAAAAAGATAAAGATGATTATATCAATTTTTGTCACAtaatcaaataattaataataatagaGTGGAAATAGGTTAACTTTAAATTAAAGTAAATAGATTGGCTAAAATATTGATTAAATATGAAATTTTTTGGTTATAAAATAGAAACAACATTAGAGTGCAaaagttattttaaaattaatttttttttaatgtTAAATTATAGCAGTGGCGGTAATTATTTTACAATTAGAATTGGATTACCTTCGAATACAAGAAGATAATGACAATTTGATGGTCTTTATTTCTGCAAGAAAAGAAAAAACAAAATTAAATGTATTTTGTTGCGATTCTCACATTTTGTCCTAAACTGGGGGCAATTGTTTGTCCCTATTAGGGTGGAGTATTTGTATTCAAGTAAAAAGTTAGagaatatttaattatttaggTGACGACCCCTGATTCCCTATCCAACTTATGCTATGACAAATACTTTATATATGTATTTGGTATTCTTATTgaactgatttttttttatccTTTTACGTAAATAAACTTTACAAACTTTACATTGATACATGCATCTCTTTGTTGCATATGAAATATTTAGGGCGTGTTTGGGAAATCTATTAAGTGGGTTTATTAACTTATAAGCTTGCAATAACTTATCGATGAGTGTTTGTCTacccaacttataagttaaatttacaacttataaagtgataagttgaatgttagcaatgacgtactttttctcaatttattttgattttttattttgtttattaactttagtttttaaaaatatttttttaaatattaagcTAACTTAAAATttaagaattaagataattatatttaaaaattatattgcgtgaacccgtagggtttacccagtgcgcaccctaagggtagcggctgcgggttacctacgataaaaaaaaattatttattttagtttatttaaataaaaaaattatgacttataagttaaattagcCAAACACTTGTATAATTTATAAGCATTTATGAACTTATCACTTATCAGTCACTTATTCGATTTAagttataaattatttattttaaaatttcccaaacgggcacttACTTTAGGTTCCGCCCAATGGTGGTTCAAATTttgagttttttttaaaaaaaattgggtCAAATACCGATTTTGAGTCTGAAATAAGGTGAACCTTAATATCCTAAATGCAGCTAATTTGGTACATAGATCATGATTTATTagtatatttaataataatattttgtCTTATAAATTGAATATAAGTTTCAAATCTCCTCAATTTACATGTCATAATTATATTACATGTGAATATGGGGTTGATTGGTTGACATGATATGAGAAGAAAAAAATTgaactcaaattcttgaatttTTGATCTTTATATAAAGTCAGATAATTTTATATAATATCTTACAATTATACTATAGTTGGGTAAaattaaataattcgaatttaaacCTAACTGACCCAAATTCGAACAAGATACAAAGCTGTATTTTGATGTTCTGTCAGAGCTTGAGTGGGAGTACTATTACTCTGAAATTCCATTTTCTTCTAAAAGGTGGAAGGACACCAAAACAGTAAAGACAAAAACAGCTCTACACATTCTTTCTCCTGTCCACAACTTATTACAATAGCTTGTTTTCAGACTTAGATTTCTATCTACTTTAATTCAACTTCCAACTGCTCTCTTCTCAACAAAACCCATTTAACATCCTTTATTGACTTGTTAAATCAGATAATTGTGTTTATTCTTAAGGGCATCACATGGGTTTTCGAAAATTTGAAAACCCCATTCAAGAATTTTAATTTCTTTGCATTCTTTGTAAGTTTTCTGCACTATTTTTTAGTATTATTTTTCTGGGTTTTTTAGTTATATGCTTGTGCTTGAGCTTTGTTATTGTCTTCAAGTTGAATTGGACTGCTTTTTGATACTTGCTTGGTCAAAGATTGCATTTTCATTGGAGCATTTTAGTATTCTCTAGTTTGGATTTTACTTGTTGTTGAGTCAAGGCCTTCTATTTGTTCATTGTTGACTGTATAATCTGAATACATTGCTTGTATGTATAAAACACAAGTGTTTCATAGGTTAAGATGTCCAGTAAAATGTTTTCTTGATTATTCATTCTGTAATTTAACCTCGTTGGTCAGTGTTTGTTAGTTACTCATTTTATTGGATACAGGAAACTATTGTAGAATACAATGTTTCAAGACGATGGATCGTCGTCTGTGACTTCGTCGCCTTTCCAGAATTCTCCCATGATTTCAGTGTCTCCTGGCCTTGGATCACCGTATCCATTGCTAAAAGAACTTAAATCCGAGGATAGGGGTCTGTATTTGATTCACTTATTGCTCACTTGTGCAACTCATGTAGCCACTGGAAGCATTGAAAATGCTAATTTGTCGCTTGACCAAATCTCTCACCTTGCTTCGCCTGATGGAGATACGATGCAACGTATTGCGTCATATTTTACTGAGGCACTCGCTGATAGGATACTTAAAGCCTGGCCTGGTCTTTATAAGGCCCTTCATTCCACCAAAATATCGTTGTTTTCGGAAGACATTCTTGTACGGAATATGTTTTTTGAGTTCTTTCCATTCTTGAAGGTGGCTTTCATTGTCACAAATCAAGCTATTATTGAAGCGATGGAAGGGGAAAAGATGGTTCACATAATCGACCTAAATGCAGCATATTCAATGCAGTGGCATGCACTTCTTCAAGATTTAAGTGCACGACCAGAAGGCCCTCCACACTTGAGAATAACCGGGGTTCATCCACAAAAAGAGGTATTGGACCAAATGGCTCATGTACTGACTGAGGAAGCTGAGAAGTTAGATATACCATTTCAATTTAATCCTGTAGTTAGTAAGATAGAGAATCTTGATATCGAACAGTTGCGTGTTAAAACTGGAGAGGCATTAGCAATTAGTTCAGTTCTCCAATTACATGCACTGTTATCCACAGTTGATGAGCCGCATAAAAGATCTCCATTAACTTCAATGAAATCAAATGGAGTGAACATGCTTAGAGCTTCACAAATTAAGCAGAGCACTTTAGCTGATTTGCTCCAAAAGGATATGGTTAATGGACTAAGCACTGGTGCCGACTCAGCATCCTCATCGCTGCAATCCTCAACTCCAGCAGTTCAAATAGATGGCTTTCTTAATGCATTGTGGGGTTTGTCACCAAAAGTCATGGTAGTAGCGGAGCAAGATTCTAATCACAATGGATCCAGCCTCATGGAGAGACTGTCAGAATCTTTATACTTTTATGCTGCACTATTTGACTGTTTAGAATCTACACTTCCAAGGTCATCAACTGAAAGACTAAAGCTGGAAAAGTTTCTTTTTGGAGAGGAAATCAAGAACATTATAGGTTGCGAGGGATCCAGTAGGAAGGAAAGACATGAAAAACTTGAAAAATGGATGCAAAGACTTGATTTTGCAGGATTTGGCAGTGTGCCTTTGAGCTATTATGGCATGTTGCAAGCAAGAAGATTGGTTCAAGGTT
This sequence is a window from Apium graveolens cultivar Ventura chromosome 9, ASM990537v1, whole genome shotgun sequence. Protein-coding genes within it:
- the LOC141686816 gene encoding scarecrow-like protein 3, with the protein product MFQDDGSSSVTSSPFQNSPMISVSPGLGSPYPLLKELKSEDRGLYLIHLLLTCATHVATGSIENANLSLDQISHLASPDGDTMQRIASYFTEALADRILKAWPGLYKALHSTKISLFSEDILVRNMFFEFFPFLKVAFIVTNQAIIEAMEGEKMVHIIDLNAAYSMQWHALLQDLSARPEGPPHLRITGVHPQKEVLDQMAHVLTEEAEKLDIPFQFNPVVSKIENLDIEQLRVKTGEALAISSVLQLHALLSTVDEPHKRSPLTSMKSNGVNMLRASQIKQSTLADLLQKDMVNGLSTGADSASSSLQSSTPAVQIDGFLNALWGLSPKVMVVAEQDSNHNGSSLMERLSESLYFYAALFDCLESTLPRSSTERLKLEKFLFGEEIKNIIGCEGSSRKERHEKLEKWMQRLDFAGFGSVPLSYYGMLQARRLVQGYSCDGYRIKEENGCVVICWQDRALYSVSAWRCKR